Proteins co-encoded in one Malus sylvestris chromosome 9, drMalSylv7.2, whole genome shotgun sequence genomic window:
- the LOC126634627 gene encoding xanthohumol 4-O-methyltransferase-like, with amino-acid sequence MEMQEATEVEASLRGQADIWKYMLGFADSMALKCAVELRIADIIHSHSPTDGASNSKPMITLSQVASSIAPFPDMTYLTRIMRLLVRRNIFAIHHPSDGGEPLYGLTHSSRWLLHNAELSLAPMLMMENHPCLMAPWHYFGQCVKEGGPYAFKMAHGLEIWDYASQNPEFNKLFNDGMACTTRVVMKAILTGYEHGFDGVGSLVDVGGGTGSAVAEIVKSYPNIKGFNFDLPHVVATAPVYHGVSHVSGDMFEGSIPNADAVFMKRIMHNWSDNDCIKILKNCRKAIPEKSGKIIIVDIVLEPNGEGILDDTRLVFDLLMIAHASGGRERTETEWKNILEEGGFPRYKVIKIPALASIVEAYPM; translated from the exons ATGGAAATGCAGGAAGCAACAGAAGTTGAGGCAAGCCTAAGAGGCCAAGCAGATATATGGAAGTACATGTTAGGTTTTGCTGATTCCATGGCCTTAAAATGTGCTGTGGAGCTACGCATTGCCGATATCATACACTCCCATAGTCCTACTGATGGTGCCTCAAACTCAAAGCCTATGATCACTTTGTCCCAAGTAGCCTCGTCCATAGCACCCTTCCCAGACATGACGTACCTCACACGCATCATGAGACTTCTTGTCCGCCGGAATATATTTGCCATACATCACCCATCTGATGGTGGGGAACCACTTTACGGGTTGACACACTCATCAAGATGGTTGTTACATAACGCAGAGCTGAGCCTAGCCCCAATGCTTATGATGGAGAATCACCCTTGCCTAATGGCCCCTTGGCACTATTTCGGCCAATGCGTCAAAGAAGGAGGTCCATATGCCTTTAAGATGGCCCATGGACTTGAGATTTGGGACTATGCGTCCCAAAATCCAGAGTTCAACAAATTGTTCAATGATGGTATGGCCTGTACTACTAGGGTTGTGATGAAGGCAATACTCACAGGTTATGAACATGGGTTTGATGGTGTGGGATCGTTAGTGGATGTAGGTGGTGGGACTGGAAGTGCAGTGGCTGAGATTGTCAAGTCCTATCCCAACATCAAAGGTTTCAATTTTGATCTGCCCCATGTCGTAGCCACAGCACCGGTGTACCATGGTGTGTCACATGTAAGTGGTGATATGTTTGAGGGCAGTATTCCAAATGCTGATGCAGTTTTCATGAAG CGAATTATGCACAATTGGAGTGACAATGATTGCAtcaagattttaaagaattGTCGAAAAGCAATACCCGAAAAAAGTGGGAAGATCATTATTGTTGATATAGTTCTAGAGCCAAATGGTGAAGGGATTCTGGATGACACACGATTGGTCTTtgatttattgatgattgcacaCGCGTCAGGTGGAAGAGAGAGGACTGAGACTGAATGGAAGAATATATTGGAAGAAGGAGGTTTCCCTCGCTACAAAGTCATCAAAATTCCAGCTTTAGCATCCATTGTTGAGGCCTACCCTATGTAA